Proteins encoded by one window of Dendropsophus ebraccatus isolate aDenEbr1 chromosome 4, aDenEbr1.pat, whole genome shotgun sequence:
- the RNASEH2C gene encoding ribonuclease H2 subunit C isoform X2 — MDPEVRDIAGPRTEVTERRTAGESSGNRHRRDGKEVSFRGRVLRGQEVSVPAGYMGLVLKEDHKPCSEDEDRCLNVRSTFQSFTQWNLETPPSADDVLVMSMAWPKIASAIHAPVE, encoded by the exons atggacccggaagtgagagacattgCTGGAccacggacagaggtgacagagaggcggacagcgggcgaatcgagtggcaatcgtcaccggagggatg GAAAAGAAGTGTCCTTCAGGGGTAGAGTGCTCAGAGGGCAAGAAGTCAGTGTACCTGCCGGATATATGGGCCTCGTACTCAAGGAAGATCACAAACCCTGCTCTGAGGATGAG GATCGTTGTTTAAATGTCAGATCCACCTTCCAGTCATTCACCCAGTGGAACTTGGAGACTCCACCATCTGCAGATGATGTGTTAGTAATGTCAATGGCATGGCCAAAAATAGCGTCTGCG ATTCATGCACCTGTTGAATAG
- the RNASEH2C gene encoding ribonuclease H2 subunit C isoform X1, translating into MADGQATPLARLELGALHSAAREPLHLLPCQIQRQGAARVREYFSPAVREAPGGKEVSFRGRVLRGQEVSVPAGYMGLVLKEDHKPCSEDEDRCLNVRSTFQSFTQWNLETPPSADDVLVMSMAWPKIASAIHAPVE; encoded by the exons ATGGCAGACGGGCAGGCGACACCTTTAGCCCGGCTGGAGCTGGGGGCGCTGCACTCCGCTGCTCGGGAGCCCCTGCACCTCCTGCCCTGTCAGATACAAAGACAGGGGGCTGCCAGAGTCCGCGAGTACTTCAGCCCTGCGGTAAGAGAGGCGCCTGGAG GAAAAGAAGTGTCCTTCAGGGGTAGAGTGCTCAGAGGGCAAGAAGTCAGTGTACCTGCCGGATATATGGGCCTCGTACTCAAGGAAGATCACAAACCCTGCTCTGAGGATGAG GATCGTTGTTTAAATGTCAGATCCACCTTCCAGTCATTCACCCAGTGGAACTTGGAGACTCCACCATCTGCAGATGATGTGTTAGTAATGTCAATGGCATGGCCAAAAATAGCGTCTGCG ATTCATGCACCTGTTGAATAG